The Osmerus eperlanus chromosome 1, fOsmEpe2.1, whole genome shotgun sequence genome includes the window GGGACCTTTGCAGTAGAAAATAGGCTGTGGAGTTCAGTAGGCTAAACCATGTGACTCCCTCCTCTGAAACATTCAGCTTTTCACTTGTTCCTCTCCTTCATTCTCGCAGCTCCTCCCCTTCATCCTGATTCTTTACGACTGTGTGCTCCAGACTGGTGGGGAGAACAGTCCGAAGAGTCAAAAAACATCTATAGAAAACAAATGTAGAAGAGACTGCAGCTCCCCCAAACCCTACACAACCCACCACCAATGTCAGTGCTGCTACTTACCGATAATGATGATCAGGATGATGACTATGACAGCTATCAGGATGGCCCACATCTGAACAGAGCACAGACACCACATTATTCATAAAATACTCTACTCTAAGATACTCTAAGATACAGAATACTGGGGCGCCATGTGCACGGGGGGGTAAGTGTTTCTGTATCCATGCAGCTGTGTACCGCACCTTGCAGTTCTTCCACCAGTACTTCCTCTTGAGCTTGGCAGCGCTGGTCTCGAACTGGGAGGCTCCGGCCTGCAGCGCGTCTGCTCTGTCATCCAGCTCCGACAGCTTCTGGTCACGCTCCAGCACCTTGTCAACGTTCACACGCATGATATCcaccacctggacacacattcagacacacactttccaTCAGAAACACTCACATTTATGACATACCTGAGTCCACGCCACAACATTGTAGTTGAAGGGAAGTCGATACGCATGTCTGACTCTTTCTCAATGAGAAGCGCCGGCATGTGGAGAGAGGGCTACACAGCTGAGATTTGAAATGACATTCTCTGTGTTACATAACTAAGCCCATGGAGAAGGTACACAACACCTAGCACTGCACAGGAACACAAACTTCATGCATGGACAATCATATATAGATAAGCTCACATTAACATTGTGTGTACATAAAAACAGTCCCGCACAAACACCTAGTGACAACAAACACtacaacacacaacaccaggcttttTCCAGACAGTAAACATAACCCATATGTTCCACTGATCCACAAACCCTGTCACTGCCCCTCCCTTcagacaggctggggggaggggaggcagggcatGTGTGTCCATGCAGCTCTTACATAACCATGGAGACGATGATTATATAATAGGACCGCTAGCCTATCAGATGCTTTCTGGCATACAAAAGTTAAGGTTCTGATTGGAAGGAGTAACCTACAGTGACACAAGCTCCCCCATACACACAAAAGTGAGAAAGAAAACTAAAAAAGAAATTGAGAAATAGAACAGAAAAACAGCGATGTTGGTGACTGTAATTTCTGCTCATCCTACCTAGATGATCTTCTGTCTTTTGAAAGAAGGTAATTATTTTCACCCCCAGATAAAACAGGCATGTAAAAAGGGTTAGCTCAGAGCTATCACAACCACTGCACCTGAGAGAGCTGGAAACATCTTACCGATTATAAAAATGTGGCCCTTCTAGACCCTGCCAGCGATTACATGAGTCAATTCTGGAGGAAGGCAGGCAAGCCAATGGCTTCACACAGAAAGTGTTTAAGACAgatggggggacagaggggtgtCAGAATGGTGTGCATGACTCTACTGAGACAGTGAAGGCAGAGGACtgcagagacaaaaatacattacATCTATGAAGATGGTCATTTTCTACTCGTTTGCATAACTGATAAGGAACACATCTGAATAATATAAATCTGCAAACATAATAGGGGGCTGACAACAGGAAGAGATTCACAAAAGTGTTGAGGTCAATGTGTGTTGTCTAGTATGATTGGCTATGTAGATGCTGACTTTAGAAGTGTTCTCAAGGCTGTAGTCCTGATACACACTCAGAACACTTCCACACTATCTGCCTGGACTTAAATA containing:
- the vamp3 gene encoding vesicle-associated membrane protein 3, which encodes MSAPAPEGNRRLQQTQAQVDEVVDIMRVNVDKVLERDQKLSELDDRADALQAGASQFETSAAKLKRKYWWKNCKMWAILIAVIVIILIIIIVWSTQS